In one Drosophila pseudoobscura strain MV-25-SWS-2005 chromosome X, UCI_Dpse_MV25, whole genome shotgun sequence genomic region, the following are encoded:
- the LOC6900145 gene encoding cuticle protein 38-like — translation MFKFVAAVVLALIACVAAKPGIVAPLAYSAPYVAASPYVAASPYVASPYVASPYVASPYTAAYASPYTAAYTAAAYASPYAAAYTAPYAAAAAYTAPLLLKK, via the coding sequence ATGTTCAAGTTCGTCGCCGCCGTTGTCCTCGCTCTGATTGCCTGCGTTGCCGCCAAGCCCGGAATCGTGGCTCCCCTGGCCTACTCCGCCCCCTACGTGGCTGCCTCTCCCTACGTGGCGGCGTCTCCATATGTGGCATCTCCCTATGTGGCATCTCCCTACGTCGCCTCCCCGTACACTGCCGCCTACGCTTCTCCGTACACCGCTGCCTACACCGCTGCTGCCTACGCCTCCCCCTACGCTGCCGCCTACACAGCCCCctatgccgctgctgccgcatACACCGCCCCCCTGCTGCTGAAGAAGTAG
- the LOC4811869 gene encoding uncharacterized protein isoform X2 — protein sequence MYSDDDGKQFEDGGGQLRIRNVLTLEERVAVIRQYDILPMYSKIAKNFNCSWEQIKSIVSNREAIMEFYEASRRHNDLPNEELRRRKLNFLGHCLYEYIQRAQYYLHADINEELIRNQAVEFRDLMQIEGFRPNKPWINHFKAAYNITLSNRQITMTRKPPRSLDLSDIMSYCGRHTSMCRHMVNSTEVPAPAASPTTSNEAHLASARSLYRTKTLVAASSQNQATLVEVQQRRKRKINFLEKALYEYIERSQIHQKGRLDLDNLRTVAISLRDILKIENFFPDKMWFNHFKSHYNFSFSQGVTLTQRRVPLSLDLRDIVSYCGRNEHRFAAQERSIVRLPLLDPKPSPDADKAKANESGDADEQSIIHLPKLVPKTDTDKATANESCDVDEDEDEDDDCIAIEVQPELIEINDDEDEPEKATPPAKQKRLHSLDEVAPLKIQKIESIHSSTGAELDAAPGPGHYSETSNEAEARLPCVENYQDALRLLKPLEDFALMEENYRAIGLLTQLEQIFKAKT from the exons ATGTACTCTGAC GATGACGGCAAACAGTTTGAAGACGGCGGTGGGCAACTGCGCATAAGAAACGTTTTGACTCTGGAGGAGCGAGTGGCGGTCATTCGACAGTACGACATCTTGCCTATGTACAGCAAGATAGCCAAGAACTTCAACTGCAGCTGGGAGCAGATCAAAAGCATCGTGTCCAATCGGGAGGCTATCATGGAGTTCTACGAGGCCTCGCGCCGCCATAACGATCTGCCAAACGAGGAGTTGCGCAGGCGCAAGCTCAACTTCCTGGGCCACTGCCTGTACGAGTACATACAAAGAGCCCAGTACTATCTGCATGCCGACATTAACGAGGAGCTGATCCGCAACCAGGCCGTGGAGTTTCGGGATCTCATGCAGATCGAAGGCTTCAGGCCGAACAAACCGTGGATCAATCACTTTAAGGCTGCCTACAATATCACGCTTTCGAATCGACAAATCACTATGACGCGTAAGCCACCGCGCTCCTTGGACCTCAGCGATATCATGTCCTACTGCGGCCGGCACACGTCCATGTGCAGACATATGGTCAATAGTACAGAAGTACCAGCCCCAGCAGCTTCTCCAACTACGAGCAATGAAGCACATTTGGCTTCAGCACGCTCCCTGTACCGCACCAAGACCCTTGTGGCCGCCTCTAGTCAGAACCAGGCCACCCTGGTGGAGGTTCAGCAACGTCGCAAGCGAAAGATTAACTTTCTGGAGAAGGCTCTGTACGAGTACATCGAACGCTCACAGATTCATCAAAAAGGACGGCTCGATCTGGACAACCTGCGGACTGTGGCCATTAGTCTGCGCGACATACTGAAGATTGAGAATTTCTTTCCCGACAAGATGTGGTTCAACCACTTCAAAAGCCACTACAACTTTAGCTTCTCCCAAGGCGTCACCCTGACCCAACGGAGAGTGCCCTTATCCCTGGACCTGCGTGACATCGTCAGCTACTGCGGCCGGAACGAGCATCGCTTTGCGGCGCAGGAGCGGTCTATTGTCCGTCTTCCGTTGTTGGATCCAAAGCCAAGTCCGGATGCAGACAAAGCGAAGGCAAATGAAAGTGGTGATGCTGATGAGCAGTCTATTATCCATCTGCCGAAGTTGGTTCCAAAGACGGATACGGACAAAGCGACAGCAAATGAAAGTTGTGATGTCGATgaggatgaagatgaagatgatgacTGCATCGCCATTGAGGTGCAACCCGAACTGATAGAAATCAACGACGATGAAGATGAACCCGAGAAAGCCACGCCcccagcaaaacaaaagaggtTACACTCTTTGGACGAGGTTGCTCCACTGAAGATACAGAAAATTGAGTCCATCCACAGCTCTACAGGTGCTGAACTAGATGCTGCTCCTGGTCCAGGCCACTACTCTGAGACAAGCAACGAGGCAGAGGCACGACTGCCTTGTGTGGAGAACTATCAGGATGCATTACGTCTACTGAAGCCCCTGGAGGACTTTGCTCTCATGGAGGAGAACTATCGTGCCATTGGCCTGCTTACCCAGCTGGAGCAGATCTTTAAGGCCAAAACCTGA
- the LOC4811869 gene encoding uncharacterized protein isoform X1: MLNLALIVGVAAIAEEIQKEQYRNDDDGKQFEDGGGQLRIRNVLTLEERVAVIRQYDILPMYSKIAKNFNCSWEQIKSIVSNREAIMEFYEASRRHNDLPNEELRRRKLNFLGHCLYEYIQRAQYYLHADINEELIRNQAVEFRDLMQIEGFRPNKPWINHFKAAYNITLSNRQITMTRKPPRSLDLSDIMSYCGRHTSMCRHMVNSTEVPAPAASPTTSNEAHLASARSLYRTKTLVAASSQNQATLVEVQQRRKRKINFLEKALYEYIERSQIHQKGRLDLDNLRTVAISLRDILKIENFFPDKMWFNHFKSHYNFSFSQGVTLTQRRVPLSLDLRDIVSYCGRNEHRFAAQERSIVRLPLLDPKPSPDADKAKANESGDADEQSIIHLPKLVPKTDTDKATANESCDVDEDEDEDDDCIAIEVQPELIEINDDEDEPEKATPPAKQKRLHSLDEVAPLKIQKIESIHSSTGAELDAAPGPGHYSETSNEAEARLPCVENYQDALRLLKPLEDFALMEENYRAIGLLTQLEQIFKAKT, encoded by the exons atgttaaaccTCGCGCTTATTGTTGGGGTGGCAGCAATTGCAGAAGAAATACAGAAGGAACAGTATAGAAACGAC GATGACGGCAAACAGTTTGAAGACGGCGGTGGGCAACTGCGCATAAGAAACGTTTTGACTCTGGAGGAGCGAGTGGCGGTCATTCGACAGTACGACATCTTGCCTATGTACAGCAAGATAGCCAAGAACTTCAACTGCAGCTGGGAGCAGATCAAAAGCATCGTGTCCAATCGGGAGGCTATCATGGAGTTCTACGAGGCCTCGCGCCGCCATAACGATCTGCCAAACGAGGAGTTGCGCAGGCGCAAGCTCAACTTCCTGGGCCACTGCCTGTACGAGTACATACAAAGAGCCCAGTACTATCTGCATGCCGACATTAACGAGGAGCTGATCCGCAACCAGGCCGTGGAGTTTCGGGATCTCATGCAGATCGAAGGCTTCAGGCCGAACAAACCGTGGATCAATCACTTTAAGGCTGCCTACAATATCACGCTTTCGAATCGACAAATCACTATGACGCGTAAGCCACCGCGCTCCTTGGACCTCAGCGATATCATGTCCTACTGCGGCCGGCACACGTCCATGTGCAGACATATGGTCAATAGTACAGAAGTACCAGCCCCAGCAGCTTCTCCAACTACGAGCAATGAAGCACATTTGGCTTCAGCACGCTCCCTGTACCGCACCAAGACCCTTGTGGCCGCCTCTAGTCAGAACCAGGCCACCCTGGTGGAGGTTCAGCAACGTCGCAAGCGAAAGATTAACTTTCTGGAGAAGGCTCTGTACGAGTACATCGAACGCTCACAGATTCATCAAAAAGGACGGCTCGATCTGGACAACCTGCGGACTGTGGCCATTAGTCTGCGCGACATACTGAAGATTGAGAATTTCTTTCCCGACAAGATGTGGTTCAACCACTTCAAAAGCCACTACAACTTTAGCTTCTCCCAAGGCGTCACCCTGACCCAACGGAGAGTGCCCTTATCCCTGGACCTGCGTGACATCGTCAGCTACTGCGGCCGGAACGAGCATCGCTTTGCGGCGCAGGAGCGGTCTATTGTCCGTCTTCCGTTGTTGGATCCAAAGCCAAGTCCGGATGCAGACAAAGCGAAGGCAAATGAAAGTGGTGATGCTGATGAGCAGTCTATTATCCATCTGCCGAAGTTGGTTCCAAAGACGGATACGGACAAAGCGACAGCAAATGAAAGTTGTGATGTCGATgaggatgaagatgaagatgatgacTGCATCGCCATTGAGGTGCAACCCGAACTGATAGAAATCAACGACGATGAAGATGAACCCGAGAAAGCCACGCCcccagcaaaacaaaagaggtTACACTCTTTGGACGAGGTTGCTCCACTGAAGATACAGAAAATTGAGTCCATCCACAGCTCTACAGGTGCTGAACTAGATGCTGCTCCTGGTCCAGGCCACTACTCTGAGACAAGCAACGAGGCAGAGGCACGACTGCCTTGTGTGGAGAACTATCAGGATGCATTACGTCTACTGAAGCCCCTGGAGGACTTTGCTCTCATGGAGGAGAACTATCGTGCCATTGGCCTGCTTACCCAGCTGGAGCAGATCTTTAAGGCCAAAACCTGA